The following DNA comes from Picosynechococcus sp. PCC 7003.
AGCATCGCTTTAAAGTAGGCATGGGTCATTAGGTGGAACAGACCAGCGGTATAGCCACCGATCCCCATCGCCATCACCATATAGCCCAATTGGGACATGGTGGAATAGGCAAGACCTTTTTTAATGTCGTTTTGGGTCAAGGCAATGGTTGCCCCCAGAAAAGCGGTGGTTGCCCCCGTCCAGGCAATGACATTCATCGCTTCTGGGATCGGCTCAAACACAGGATACATCCGCGCGACGAGAAATACCCCAGCAGCAACCATGGTCGCAGCGTGGATCAAGGCGGAAATGGGGGTCGGCCCTTCCATGGCGTCCGGGAGCCACACATGGAGGGGAAATTGAGCGGATTTAGCCACAGGGCCAAGGAAAACGAGTACGGCAAAGACAATGGCCAGGAGGGAACTAATTTGCCCCGTCGAGACGAGATCCACGAGGCGATCGCCCATCAGATCAAACTCAAAACTGCCCGTGGCCCAGTAGAGACCGAGCATCCCCAGCAAGAGACCAAAATCGCCGACACGGTTTGTGACAAAGGCCTTTTGGCAAGCCTCTGCCGCCGCTTTGCGGTCGTACCAGAAACCAATCAGGAGGTAGGAGCACATCCCCACCAGTTCCCAGAAAATATAAACCTGCACCAGATTTGGGCTAAAAACCAGGCCCAACATCGACGAGCTAAAAATGCTCAAATAAGCATAGAAACGGACATAACCCGGATCGTGGGCCATATAACCATCGGTATAGATCATCACCAGCAAAGCCACCGTGGTGACGATCACCGACATCAAGGCACTCAGGTGATCCACGGTATAGCCCATCTGCAGATGAAAGTCGCCTGCCGCTGCCCATTCTAGGGTGTAGGTAAAGGCTTCATGACCCTGAATTTGACTCCAGAGTAGCCCAAAAGAAAGGGCCATTGAAGTGCCAATGAGCGACAGAACAAATACCGCATTGAGTTGCCGTAGCTTGTTCGTGAATTTGTTTAAGGAGATTAAGCCGATCCCGATGATCATTGCCCCTAACAGAGGCAGCACCGGAATCAACCATGCATATTGATAAAGCGGTTCCATTACGAATGCCTAGGATTCTTGCTTTCTAAGTTACACATCCATTGATGTCAAATTTCCCAATAAATTCTGGGTGACAGCACACAGTTGACCAAGGGCATTTTTCGGAATTGCTTGGGGAGAGTTGCTCTGTTTGGGCTGTTCTAAATAGACACCAATGGTCAAAGAGTTTCGCCCCTCATTGTGACATATCCCCCTAAATCTTCAACGGATTGCCGCCGTTTGATTACTTTTTACTATCACAATTCCCCATCAGAGGCGATCGCCTTGTTCTAATCCATTTCAAAAAAATCTAAAAAAAACCGAAAAAGATTGCCTCTATGAAGATCCCCTTACAAAGCCCCAGGAAGAATGCAACAGCCATCACAAAACCCCCGTAGAAACTTTCTTAAGATGTACCTCCAAACCTTCTTCACTCACAATCTCTCCCTGACTAACGCCTAAGAACTTAGTTCGGTAGAGATAGTGTTTCCAGTAGCCTAGTTACCCCAATTCCCATACCTCAGAATCGGTTACACTTCCCGCCCCGTTCAGTAAACCATGGGCAGCACAATGATAGTCTAAATGGAGTAAAGCCCTTATAATCTTGACTCTAAAGCGGGAAAAAGCGGTTTGTACCGACGATCCACCCCCTTTAAGATCAAAAAAACTGATAAATCAAAAATAATTGGGAAACTGCACATAATGTACGGTATCACTAGCACAGCAAACTCTACTGGAAATCAATCCTACGCCAATCGTCTGTTTATCTACGAAGTTGTTGGTCTGGGTGGCGACGGTCGTAACGAAAACGCCCTCGTTCGGAAAAGTGGCACCACATTCATTACCGTGCCCTATGCCAGAATGAACCAGGAAATGCAACGCATTACCAAACTGGGAGGCAAAATCGTTAGCATCCGTCCCGCAGAAGATGCGGCCCAGATTGTGAGTGAAGGCCAGTCCTCCGCCCAAGCATCTGCACAATCTCCTATGGCTTCTTCGACAAAAATCGTTCACCCCAAAACCACCGACACCTCGGTTCCCGTTAACATCTATCGTCCGAAAACCCCCTTCCTCGGCAAATGTATTGAAAACTACGAACTCGTTGACGAAGGCGGTAGCGGCACCGTGCGTCACGTTACCTTCGATATTTCCGAAGGCGATCTGCGTTATCTAGAAGGTCAAAGTATCGGGATTATTCCTCCCGGTGAAGACAAAAACGGGAAACCCCACAAGCTCAGACTCTATTCCATTGCTTCTACCCGTCACGGCGACATGGAAGACAACAAGACCGTCTCCCTCTGTGTCCGTCAGCTTGAATATCAAGATCCCGAATCCGGCGAAACAGTTTATGGTGTTTGCTCCACCTATCTCTGTAACCTCCCGGTTGGCACAGATGACGTCAAGATCACTGGCCCCGTTGGGAAAGAAATGCTGCTTCCCGATGACGAAGACGCAACTGTGATCATGCTCGCTACCGGTACTGGAATTGCGCCTTTCCGGGCTTTCCTCTGGCGGATGTTCAAAGAGCAGCACGAAGACTACAAATTCAAAGGCAAGGCGTGGCTCATTTTCGGTGTTCCCTACACTGCTAATATCCTCTACAAAGACGACTTCGAGAAAATGGCCGCGGAAAATCCCGACAACTTCCGCTTAACCTACGCCATTAGTCGCGAACAGAAGACCGCCGATGGTGGCAAAGTTTATGTCCAAAGCCGTGTCAGTGAATATGCAGATGAACTCTTTGAGATGATTCAAAAGCCCAACACCCACGTTTATATGTGTGGTCTCAAGGGCATGCAACCCCCCATTGACGAAACCTTTACCGCCGAAGCAGAGAAGCGTGGCCTCAATTGGGAAGAAATGCGCCGCTCCATGAAGAAAGAACACCGTTGGCATGTGGAAGTTTACTAAAAACATTGCCGCGAGCTTCTGCTAGTCACACTATCGTGCAATTTCAGCAAGTTAATGTCTGCCCTGGGAGCCACTATGGTTTGTCAGGGCTTTTTTCTTAGAAGAGAAATCTTTCTAGAAAACCTGGTAAAAATAGGCAGCTCATCCAGAGAATTCACCTTTAATCCCCAAAGTGAAGGGGATATTTATAAAATTGAAGGTAACAAAATCAGCAGTCAAATATGTTTGATCGAAGTCTTAATCGAGTGAACGAGCGGTTAAATCGCACCTTGACTCGTAATCAATTGCTACAACAGGCCACTGATCAAACACGTTGGCAACTCCGAGTAAGTCGGGTTGTCATCTACTATTTTTACCGGGAATGGAAAGGACAGGTGATTATCGAATCCCTGAGCCAGAGTGAATTTTCAATTTTAGGATCGACGGGGGCAGATGATTGTTTTAATGGTGATTATGCCCAACGGTACCACCAAGGCAGAATTCTGCAGGTTACAGATATTGAAGCGAGTGATTTTGAGCCTTGTCACCTGGACTTTTTGCGGTCAATTCGGGTGCGGGCAGATCTGGTTGCGCCGATCATCGTTGATCAACGTTTGTGGGGATTGTTAGCGGCTCATCACCACGAGGTACGGACTTGGCTAACGGAGGAAGTGGAGTTTGTTCGGCAGCAAGCACAAATCCTAGCTGTTGATTTACAACTCATGGACTAGATCCTTACCATGACTCAACTTAAAGGTGTGAATGTATAGGAAATCACAATGTACTAGCCAAATCTCTGCCTTTTGATGTATATGTTGGCGTAACCCTGTAAATAATTTATTTTTATGCTCTCCCTTGATTTGATGTCACATACCCTAGATGCTGAGCTATCGACGAAAGCACGGATCCTAGTAGTGGAGGACGAGGCAGTCATTCGTGACATGATTGTGATGGGTTTAGAGGAAGAAGGTTATGAGGTCTTTTTTGCGGATAATGGCCGTACAGGCTTGAATATGTTGCAAAATCCAGAATTCAACGCTCCGGATATGCCTCTGGATTTGGTAATTCTGGATATTATGCTGCCGGAAGTGAATGGTTTAGATCTTTGTCGTTTTTTGAGATATCAGGGAAACACGATTCCGATTTTGGTATTGAGCGCTAAGGCGAGTGAAACAGACCGGGTTTTGGGCCTAGAGGTGGGTGCTGATGATTATTTAACGAAGCCTTTTAGTTTGCGGGAGTTGGTAGCCCGGTGTCGGGCGCTGTTGCGACGTCAACAGTTTATCCGCAGCACGCCTAAAAACTCGGTGCGCCAGTTTAAGGATATTTCTTTGTTCCCGGAGGAATGTCGGGTGACGGTACGGGGTGAGGAAGTGAGTTTGTCGCCCAAGGAATATCGTTTATTGGAATTGTTTATGAGTTATCCGCGTCGGGTTTGGTCGCGAGATCAGTTAATTGAGCAGGTTTGGGGTGCTGATTTTCTAGGGGATACAAAAACGGTAGATGTGCACATCCGTTGGTTACGGGAAAAGTTAGAGTTAGATCCGAGTCAGCCGGAATATTTGATCACAGTGCGGGGCTTTGGCTATCGATTTGGTTAGGGGAAAGCGGCCATAATTCGATACAATCAGCGATCACATTGTTTCGACAGAGATGGTATGGCTCAGGCGCTCGTCATTGGAATTGGTCGTTCGGGAATTGCGGCGGCACGGCTTTTGAAGCGACAGGGTTGGGAGGTGGTCTTAGGCGATCGCCAAACGGATGAATCCCTCGTCGCGGTGCAACAGGACTTATCGGCCCAAGGGATTACGGTCAAACTCGGCCATACGCCAAACCTAGCAGGCGATCGCCCCGATCTGATTGTGGTGAGTCCGGGAGTACCTTGGGATATTCCTTTTCTGAAAGAAGCGCGAGACCAAGGCATTGACACCATCGGCGAAATGGAATTGGCTTGGCGCAATCTGGATCAAAAACCCTGGGTCGGTATTACCGGCACAAACGGTAAAACCACCACCACCGCCCTGGTAGAAGCGATTTTTCAAGTAGCAGGTCGGGGCGGCCCTGCCTGTGGGAATATTGGTCACGCTGCCTGTGAGCTTGTGTTGGGAGAAGCCACCCCAGAGTGGATTGTGGCAGAAATTAGTAGCTACCAAATTGAATCCGCACCGACTCTCCGTCCCCAAATTGGTGTGTGGACGACCTTCACGCCAGACCACCTCGCCCGCCACTACACCCTCGACAATTATCACAACATTAAAGCGTCCCTCATTCGGCGTAGTCGTCGCCAGGTCTTGAATGGGGATGATCCGTTTTTGCGATCGCAGGCTGAACAATGGCCCGACGCCTATTGGACAAGCACCAAGGGAGCAGAACATTTACCCTGTGACCCTAAACGGGGGGTATTTATCCAGGATGCTTGGGTGAAAGCCTTTGGGGAATTGGTGATTCCGGTTTCTCTGCTGAAAATGGTCGGCGACCATAACCGCCAAAATTTACTCTTGGCGATCGCCGCCGCCCGATTAGCAAATATCGACAAAGGGGCGATCGCCGAGGCCATTGCTACCTTTCCTGGTGTGCCCCACCGTCTGGAGTTAATTCGCCAGCACCAGGGAGTTGATTTTATCAATGATAGTAAAGCAACGAACTACGACGCCGCCGAGGTGGGCTTAAATGCGGCCCCTGGCCCAGTGATCCTCATTGCCGGGGGTGAACCCAAAGAAGGCAATGCCGAGGCCTGGATCAAAAAAATCAAAGAAAAGGCAGCGACGGTGCTCTTAATCGGTGAGGCAGCCCCCCAATTTGCCCAGTTACTCCAAGAGAGCAATTACACCCAGTACGAAATTGTCGCCACCCTAGAAAAGGCGATCGCCCGCAGTGTTGCCTTAATTCCGACCCTCCAACCGAAAGCAGTGCTCCTTTCCCCCGCCTGTGCCAGCTTTGATCAATACCGTAGTTTCGAACATCGGGGCGATCACTTCCGTCACCTCTGCCAAGCCCTATAGAGCTAAAACCCTTTAGCATTAAAGAAAATTACAAACACTTACTGGGAGCACACTGTGAACCAAAGGCCCCTAGCCATTGATTTGTTTGCGGGATGCGGCGGAATGTCCCTGGGGCTAGAAGCGGCGGGCTTTGATGTGGTCGCAGCGGTAGAAATTGACCCCGTCCATGCCCTCGTCCATGAGGTGAATTTTCCCTATGGTGTCACCTTTTGCCGGGATATTCGTCGGCTGGAATGGCCAGAAATGCGCCACGCCATTGAACAGCGCGGCTATTCAACGGCAGAAATTGATTTACTCACGGGTGGCCCTCCCTGCCAGGGATTTTCAGTGATGGGCAAACGACAGTTGGATGATCCGCGCAATCAATTGATCTTTGAATACGTCCGGTTGTTGCGGGAAATTCAACCCAAATATTTTATTTTTGAAAATGTCCAGGGCCTTACGGGGCAACGCCACCAAGGGATGTTGAAACAGCTTTGCCAAGCCTTAGGCGAGGCTGGCTACCATGTTTTGCCTCCCCAGGTGCTCAATGGTGCTGATTATGGCGCTCCCCAACGACGTAAACGCTTAATTCTCTTGGGATATCGCCGAGATGTTCCCCCTGTGGCCTATCCAGCGCCGAGCCATGGCCCTGACCGAAAACCCTATGTCACTGTCCACGAGGCGATCGCCGATTTAGAACCCATCCCCGTTTTTACGGATATTGACCGGGGCATTGTCCCCCCCGAACCCCTAGGAACTTTTGGGCGATCGCTCAACGAGCACTTTCGCCATTGCCATTCCCGTCAACTAGAAACTAATTTTCTCTGGGGACACCTCGGTTCTCAGCATCAACCAGCAATCCAAGCCCGTTTCCAAGCCACCCCCCCCGGCAAAAAAGAAGCCATTAGTCGCCTCTTTAAGCTCGATGCCCAGGGCCTCAGCAATACCCTACGGGCCGGCACCCCCACCGACAAAGGGTCCTTTACGGCCCCCAGACCCATTCATTACCAACTGCCCCGCTGCATTTCGATCCGCGAAGCCGCCCGCCTACATACCTTCCCCGATTGGTTTCAATTTCACCGCAAAGTTTGGCATGGCTTTCGGGAAATTGGCAATGCTGTGCTACCGCTCCTGGCAAAAAAAATTGCCCAAGAAATTATTCATACGTTAGAAATTCAGCCGGATTTGCTACCCCAAAAAACAATTTATATTACCCAAACTGATGCCTTATGGTATCCCCTTGGGCAAGCTAGTCAATATTGGGAAATTCCGTGGCATTTGGTTCCGCGCCGCCGCCGTCCTCCCTCACCTTAAAAAATCATAAAAGTCATATTTTTTGAAACCCAATTTTTCACCTATGATGACTATATTGCTATTTAGCAGACTATCTTTTTAAACCCCAATAACCTGTTATAAGACTGATTTCTAGCTGGTAGAAACTAGTTTATTTTTATTGTTTAATTCTTGTTAATGCTCCTCCTCGATCACGGGTACTATGGATTTTCTCCGACTGCGGCACAGTCGATGGCTACGATGGCTCAGCCTCAATAGCTGCTTGGCGATCGCCTATGCCTGGACTGCGGAAATCAGTCTGATTTTTACCACCTTACCGGGAACTGTCGCCTCAGTATGGCTCCCCTCAGGGTTGACATTGGGCTTAATTCTTCTTTTCGGTAATCAAATCTTACCGAGCATTGCCCTAGGTTCCCTCTGGGTTATTTCTTTTGATTTGATCGAACGGGATCCAAATATTAGTCTTCATGCTTTTGTTTGGGTTAACTTCGGTTGCATTGCCGGCAATTTAGTACAACCCCTTTTAGCCCGTTTTATCCTAAAAAAATATGCCCAGAATCGATACTTTTTCAATCAAGTTCGGGGCGTTTTGACTTACATCACCGCAGCAACTATTTCGCCGATGGCCTCCGCTTTTATTGGTGTCACCAGTGTTGTTTTTGCAGGACGTATGGAATGGGAACACTATGGCTTAAATTGGTTTACTTGGTGGTTGGCCAGTACCTTAGCCCACTTGATTTTTACGCCTGTTATTCTTCTAGGAAAGGATTTCTTTAGTCGAAAAATTCCCTACCATGTTGTAGAGGCGGTGCTAATTTTAGCGATTTTTATCGGTGTGAGCTGGAGTATTTTTATCCAAAGTTACCCCGTCGCCTATCTACTGCTGCTTATTTTGAATTGGACGGTGTTTCGCTATGGCGCTTTTGTTTCAAGCCTATTGGTGAGTATTGTTTCTCTCTTGGCGATTTATACAACCGCCCATGGTTTGGGGGTATTTGTTTTAGAGTCTCAAAATCAATCCCTATTGTTTTTGCAATCATTTATGGGGGTATTTGCCCTCAGTTCTCTGCTCCTCTCGGCGGCAGTCGAAGAACGAAGCCGCGCCCAGTCTTCCCTAAAAAAAGCCCTGGACAATTCCACAAAGCTGGTTTTAGAAAGAACCAAGGAATTACGGCGTAGTGAAGCACTGCTCCGGCAGACCAACCAAGAATTACAAAAATTAGTTCATTTAGACGGTCTAACCCAAATTGCCAACCGACGCTGTTTTAATCAACGGCTCACGGCGGAGTGGCATCGTCTCTACCGCGAACAGAAACCTCTGGCGTTAATTCTCTTTGATGTGGATTACTTCAAACGCTACAACGACTTCTACGGCCACCAACAGGGAGATGAATGTCTGATTCAAATTGCCCAGTCGGTGAAACACATTCTCAAGCGACCGGCAGATTTGGTGGCTCGCTATGGGGGAGAAGAGTTTGTGGTTGTGTTACCAAACACGACTCAGGAAGGGGCAACCATCGTCGCCAAGCGAATTCGGCGAACCATCTTAGATCTCCGAATCGCCCATAATGCAACGGAAACGGGTGAGGCAATCGTCACCGTCAGCCTCGGTGTTGTCAGTGGTATTCCCCAGGGCCAGGAAAAACCCCTGACCTTTGTGCAAAAAGCTGATCAAGCTCTCTATTTAGCCAAGCAGCAGGGGCGCAACCGCATTGTTGTCGCCGGGGAGTCTGAGTTGCCCCGTTTGCCTTAGTCCGAAGGCGCTATTGAAAAGGCCCTAATCCAAAGGCGATCGCCTTGCCTACAATTTGTCAGCCCCTAGGTTTTAAGCCCAGATTAACGGCGATTTATCCCTACGCTAGCCTGGATTAAAAGTCCATTAACCCCGTGCAAGATGATCTCAGGGAACGACCCAACCGTCTATAATGTGGGATGATTTCAACGATTTGCTTTAATTTCGAGCATTTTGTTTTGATCCACTACCCGACATCCCCTTTG
Coding sequences within:
- a CDS encoding diguanylate cyclase domain-containing protein is translated as MDFLRLRHSRWLRWLSLNSCLAIAYAWTAEISLIFTTLPGTVASVWLPSGLTLGLILLFGNQILPSIALGSLWVISFDLIERDPNISLHAFVWVNFGCIAGNLVQPLLARFILKKYAQNRYFFNQVRGVLTYITAATISPMASAFIGVTSVVFAGRMEWEHYGLNWFTWWLASTLAHLIFTPVILLGKDFFSRKIPYHVVEAVLILAIFIGVSWSIFIQSYPVAYLLLLILNWTVFRYGAFVSSLLVSIVSLLAIYTTAHGLGVFVLESQNQSLLFLQSFMGVFALSSLLLSAAVEERSRAQSSLKKALDNSTKLVLERTKELRRSEALLRQTNQELQKLVHLDGLTQIANRRCFNQRLTAEWHRLYREQKPLALILFDVDYFKRYNDFYGHQQGDECLIQIAQSVKHILKRPADLVARYGGEEFVVVLPNTTQEGATIVAKRIRRTILDLRIAHNATETGEAIVTVSLGVVSGIPQGQEKPLTFVQKADQALYLAKQQGRNRIVVAGESELPRLP
- the petH gene encoding ferredoxin--NADP reductase, which gives rise to MYGITSTANSTGNQSYANRLFIYEVVGLGGDGRNENALVRKSGTTFITVPYARMNQEMQRITKLGGKIVSIRPAEDAAQIVSEGQSSAQASAQSPMASSTKIVHPKTTDTSVPVNIYRPKTPFLGKCIENYELVDEGGSGTVRHVTFDISEGDLRYLEGQSIGIIPPGEDKNGKPHKLRLYSIASTRHGDMEDNKTVSLCVRQLEYQDPESGETVYGVCSTYLCNLPVGTDDVKITGPVGKEMLLPDDEDATVIMLATGTGIAPFRAFLWRMFKEQHEDYKFKGKAWLIFGVPYTANILYKDDFEKMAAENPDNFRLTYAISREQKTADGGKVYVQSRVSEYADELFEMIQKPNTHVYMCGLKGMQPPIDETFTAEAEKRGLNWEEMRRSMKKEHRWHVEVY
- a CDS encoding GAF domain-containing protein, whose amino-acid sequence is MFDRSLNRVNERLNRTLTRNQLLQQATDQTRWQLRVSRVVIYYFYREWKGQVIIESLSQSEFSILGSTGADDCFNGDYAQRYHQGRILQVTDIEASDFEPCHLDFLRSIRVRADLVAPIIVDQRLWGLLAAHHHEVRTWLTEEVEFVRQQAQILAVDLQLMD
- a CDS encoding DNA cytosine methyltransferase — encoded protein: MNQRPLAIDLFAGCGGMSLGLEAAGFDVVAAVEIDPVHALVHEVNFPYGVTFCRDIRRLEWPEMRHAIEQRGYSTAEIDLLTGGPPCQGFSVMGKRQLDDPRNQLIFEYVRLLREIQPKYFIFENVQGLTGQRHQGMLKQLCQALGEAGYHVLPPQVLNGADYGAPQRRKRLILLGYRRDVPPVAYPAPSHGPDRKPYVTVHEAIADLEPIPVFTDIDRGIVPPEPLGTFGRSLNEHFRHCHSRQLETNFLWGHLGSQHQPAIQARFQATPPGKKEAISRLFKLDAQGLSNTLRAGTPTDKGSFTAPRPIHYQLPRCISIREAARLHTFPDWFQFHRKVWHGFREIGNAVLPLLAKKIAQEIIHTLEIQPDLLPQKTIYITQTDALWYPLGQASQYWEIPWHLVPRRRRPPSP
- a CDS encoding response regulator transcription factor translates to MLSLDLMSHTLDAELSTKARILVVEDEAVIRDMIVMGLEEEGYEVFFADNGRTGLNMLQNPEFNAPDMPLDLVILDIMLPEVNGLDLCRFLRYQGNTIPILVLSAKASETDRVLGLEVGADDYLTKPFSLRELVARCRALLRRQQFIRSTPKNSVRQFKDISLFPEECRVTVRGEEVSLSPKEYRLLELFMSYPRRVWSRDQLIEQVWGADFLGDTKTVDVHIRWLREKLELDPSQPEYLITVRGFGYRFG
- the murD gene encoding UDP-N-acetylmuramoyl-L-alanine--D-glutamate ligase, with the translated sequence MAQALVIGIGRSGIAAARLLKRQGWEVVLGDRQTDESLVAVQQDLSAQGITVKLGHTPNLAGDRPDLIVVSPGVPWDIPFLKEARDQGIDTIGEMELAWRNLDQKPWVGITGTNGKTTTTALVEAIFQVAGRGGPACGNIGHAACELVLGEATPEWIVAEISSYQIESAPTLRPQIGVWTTFTPDHLARHYTLDNYHNIKASLIRRSRRQVLNGDDPFLRSQAEQWPDAYWTSTKGAEHLPCDPKRGVFIQDAWVKAFGELVIPVSLLKMVGDHNRQNLLLAIAAARLANIDKGAIAEAIATFPGVPHRLELIRQHQGVDFINDSKATNYDAAEVGLNAAPGPVILIAGGEPKEGNAEAWIKKIKEKAATVLLIGEAAPQFAQLLQESNYTQYEIVATLEKAIARSVALIPTLQPKAVLLSPACASFDQYRSFEHRGDHFRHLCQAL
- a CDS encoding NAD(P)H-quinone oxidoreductase subunit 5 yields the protein MEPLYQYAWLIPVLPLLGAMIIGIGLISLNKFTNKLRQLNAVFVLSLIGTSMALSFGLLWSQIQGHEAFTYTLEWAAAGDFHLQMGYTVDHLSALMSVIVTTVALLVMIYTDGYMAHDPGYVRFYAYLSIFSSSMLGLVFSPNLVQVYIFWELVGMCSYLLIGFWYDRKAAAEACQKAFVTNRVGDFGLLLGMLGLYWATGSFEFDLMGDRLVDLVSTGQISSLLAIVFAVLVFLGPVAKSAQFPLHVWLPDAMEGPTPISALIHAATMVAAGVFLVARMYPVFEPIPEAMNVIAWTGATTAFLGATIALTQNDIKKGLAYSTMSQLGYMVMAMGIGGYTAGLFHLMTHAYFKAMLFLGSGSVIHGMEEVVGHNAVLAQDMRLMGGLRKYMPITATTFLVGTLAICGIPPFAGFWSKDEILGLAFEANPVLWFIGWATAGMTAFYMFRMYFLTFEGEFRGTDHQLQGKLLTAAGQAPEEGHHGSKPHESPLTMTFPLMALAVPSVLIGLLGVPWGNRFEAFVFSPNETAEAAEHGFELTEFLIMGGNSVGIALIGITIASLMYLQRKIDPASLAEKFPVLYQLSLNKWYFDDIYNNVFVMGTRRVARQILEVDYRVVDGAVNLTGIATLLSGEGLKYIENGRVQFYALIVFGAVLGFVIFFSVA